The proteins below are encoded in one region of Cherax quadricarinatus isolate ZL_2023a chromosome 92, ASM3850222v1, whole genome shotgun sequence:
- the LOC128698358 gene encoding tigger transposable element-derived protein 1 isoform X3, with translation MASKQVNSGNVGEKKGLKKIEIEVKKEIIEKYERGVRVTDLAAEFKKPKSTISTILKQRAAIKAANVAKGVTMLTKQRPQVLEEVEKLLLVWLNEKQLAGDSVSEAIICEKARKIHSDLQQNYSSTSAESDEFKASRGWFDKFRKRSRIRSVVRHGEAASSDAAAVEAYTKEFTEFVKAEGYLPQQVFNCDETGLFWKKMPKRTYISQEEAAVPGYKPMRDRLTLLLCSNAAGDCRLKPLLVYHSENPSVFKKHNVQKSQLGVMWRANSKAWLTRQFFTEWVNEVFAPSVKEYLESNNLPLKALLVMDSAPAHPPSLGHDLLMGHSFITVKFLPPNTTPLIQPMNQQVISNFKKLYMKALFQKCFEVTSNTDLTLRDFWSQFNILQCVNLIIKAWGDVCQRTINSAWRKLWPDSVASKDFEAEPVVQEIISLGEFMGLEVKQEDVEELINDHNRELKTEQLQDLLKEQEEELAEEFSSPDNEKEVSSAKISTDELQELFFYWSKMQSIVEKWHPDIALVSHNISSFSDNVLEHFRKIMRGRQTRTTLDRLLLKQKKTNVPASCESPESCSVSAKKQKQDHVTSTSASQLKSIKPGGTSEGDGGGAAGSVVLTCGTDNHAVCNTIVEISSDDEPSECIDGVSGYDLRFSTGGVKRPAVDSGNPTKRLKGTLLIDLTQPSTSSDMPVAPARSAVTSATSTNISFPLSAADKVKQEEDFPYYLEIFDPIKEEDSVMEAPSHTINVWTGLHYNNAKNIIDENLKVKEEFVKEEFYEEEIIMNGDTTSTVLKHRSVFPTSEGDNAKNSHKKGEEKQVENLQCGLEISKPVTVKVKKTTVDTATTAITVWTGLHHNSANINSDGANNRVEVKEEKDDHYS, from the exons ATGGCCTCTAAGCAAGTGAATAGTGGTAATGTGGGTGAAAAAAAGGGTTTGAAGAAAATTGAAATAGAAGTAAAGAAGGAAATTATTGAAAAGTATGAGCGCGGTGTGCGTGTTACCGATCTTGCTGCGGAGTTCAAGAAGCCGAAGTCTACGATCTCGACTATTCTGAAGCAGAGAGCGGCTATTAAAGCAGCTAATGTTGCTAAGGGAGTTACAATGTTGACCAAGCAGAGGCCTCAAGTGCTAGAAGAGGTGGAGAAACTATTGCTAGTGTGGTTGAACGAGAAGCAACTTGCAGGTGATAGCGTCAGTGAGGCGATCATATGTGAGAAAGCCAGGAAGATACACAGTGATTTGCAGCAGAATTACTCTTCTACGAGTGCAGAAAGTGATGAATTCAAAGCCAGTAGAGGATGGTTTGATAAGTTTCGTAAGAGAAGTCGCATTcgtagtgtggtaaggcatggagaGGCTGCTAGTTCTGACGCTGCTGCTGTGGAAGCGTACACGAAAGAGTTCACTGAATTTGTGAAGGCCGAAGGATATCTCCCACAACAGGTGTTTaactgtgatgaaacaggcctcttctggaaaaaaatgccaaagaggacttaTATTAGCCAAGAAGAGGCAGCAGTACCAGGATACAAGCCAATGAGAGATCGGTTGACACTTTTATTGTGCAGTAATGCAGCTGGCGACTGCAGACTTAAACCCTTGCTGGTTTACCACTCAGAAAACCCCAGTGTGTTTAAAAAACACAATGTGCAAAAAAGTCAACTGGGTGTTATGTGGAGGGCCAATAGTAaggcctggctgaccaggcagtTTTTCACTGAGTGGGTGAATGAAGTGTTTGCTCCTAGTGTGAAAGAGTACCTTGAGAGCAACAATTTACCCTTAAAGGCACTGTTGGtgatggacagtgctcctgctcaccCTCCATCCTTGGGCCATGATTTGCTGATGGGTCATAGCTTTATTACAGTGAAGTTTttacctcctaacaccactcctctcatccaaccCATGAATCAACAAGTGATTTCAAATTTTAAGAAACTTTACAtgaaagctctgtttcaaaagtgctttgaagtgacctctaaCACTGACCtaactctaagagacttttggagtcagttcaacatcctccagtgtgtgaATCTGATAATTAAAGCCTGGGGAGATGTTTGCCAGAGAACAattaactctgcttggaggaagttGTGGCCTGACTCTGTGGCAAGCAAAGACTTTGAGGCAGAACCAGTGGTTCAGGAAATCATCTCCCTTGGTGAGTTTATGGGGttagaggtgaagcaggaggatgTGGAGGAGTTGATAAATGACCACAATAGGGAACTCAAAACAGAACAACTCCAAGATCTTctcaaggagcaggaagaggaacTGGCAGAGGAATTTTCATCACCGGATAATGAGAAGGAGGTTAGCAGTGCCAAAATTTCCACTGATGAACTTCAAGAATTGTTTTTTTATTGGTCAAAAATGCAGAGCATAGTGGAGAAATGGCACCCTGACATTGCTCTGGTGAGTCACAACATCAGTTCCTTCAGTGATAATGTGCTTGAACACTTTAGAAAGATTATGAGAGGTAGGCAGACACGGACCACATTGGACAGATTACTTTTAAAACAGAAAAAAACGAATGTACCTGCCAGTTGCGAGTCCCCAGAATCTTGCAGTGTTAGTgcaaagaaacagaaacaagaccaCGTCACTTCTACCTCTGCAAGTCAACTCAAGTCAATAAAG CCTGGAGGAACCTcagaaggtgatggtggtggtgctgctggttctgtTGTCCTTACATGTGGTACTGATAACCACGCTGTTTGTAATACCATAGTTGAAATATCTAGCGATGATGAACCTAGCGAATGCATTGATGGTGTTTCGGGATATGACTTACGCTTTAGTACTGGCGGAGTAAAACGGCCAGCTGTTGACAGTGGGAATCCTACAAAAAGGCTCAAGGGTACGTTACTCATTGACCTGACTCAGCCTTCCACATCATCTGACATGCCGGTGGCTCCTGCAAGATCTGCCGTGACCTCTGCAACATCAACTAACATATCATTTCCTTTATCTGCTGCAG ATAAAGTGAAGCAAGAGGAAGACTTCCCATATTATTTGGAAATTTTTGATCCAATTAAAGAGGAAGACTCAGTTATGGAGGCGCCTTCCCACACCATCAATGTCTGGACTGGCTTACACTACAATAATGCTAAAAACATTATTGATGAAAACCTTAAAGTGAAGGAGGAATTTGTCAAAGAAGAGTTTTATGAAGAAGAAATTATAATGAACGGAGATACGACCTCAACTGTCTTGAAACATAGGAGTGTTTTTCCTACCTCTGAGGGAGATAATGCAAAAAATTCACACAAAAAAG